A part of Vespertiliibacter pulmonis genomic DNA contains:
- a CDS encoding YqaA family protein, translating to MKLFGKIYDKTIAWSKHKFAIGWLCFVSFIEAIFFPIPPDVMLIPMAVSKPTNATRYAIFTTLASVIGGMIGYAIGYFAFDWVKGVIYDWGMQQAFEQIMTWFETWGIAIVFLAGFSPIPYKLFTIGAGVLQMAFFPFILTSAISRFARFFLVAKLSAWGGEKYADKVRQSIEFIGWGTVVLAVISYTIYQLFK from the coding sequence ATGAAATTATTTGGTAAAATCTACGATAAAACAATAGCGTGGTCAAAACATAAATTTGCCATAGGCTGGCTATGCTTTGTTAGTTTTATTGAAGCCATTTTTTTTCCTATTCCGCCTGATGTAATGTTAATTCCAATGGCAGTAAGTAAACCCACAAATGCTACTCGTTATGCAATTTTTACCACTCTTGCCTCTGTTATTGGTGGAATGATTGGTTATGCCATTGGTTATTTTGCTTTTGATTGGGTAAAAGGAGTGATTTATGATTGGGGAATGCAACAGGCTTTTGAACAAATAATGACGTGGTTTGAAACTTGGGGCATTGCTATCGTTTTTTTAGCTGGATTTTCGCCTATTCCCTACAAACTATTTACAATTGGCGCAGGCGTACTGCAAATGGCGTTTTTCCCTTTTATCCTCACTTCGGCAATTTCTCGCTTTGCTCGCTTTTTTCTTGTCGCAAAATTATCTGCTTGGGGTGGTGAAAAATATGCGGATAAAGTCCGCCAATCTATTGAATTTATCGGGTGGGGAACTGTCGTACTAGCCGTTATTTCCTATACTATTTATCAATTATTCAAATAA